ATGCATCATattacaaatttttatatagtaggaAAGTTTGAGTTAATTGAATGTGTGCTTAGTAGAGATATGATCGGGTTGTATCTTGATGACACGATGATACTCTGATAGTGATCTAgatttgtcattaaaaaaataaaataaaattgaatgtACTATATAAAATCCTTCTTTATTGAAACTAACTTATTTTTCGTGTGATACacaataattaaaacaaaaaagttctatatataaaaagttctATATAAAAtccttcttttttgttttccatcaataatttacactttttagccctgaatacttcatttatatttatttttagccatcaacttgagagaattttttaaaatttataatcatttaattgaataaaaaaaattaacatatgaaatattttctacaaaaaataatttgaaaacctaatgacttattaacaaatattagaagagtcctaattgttatcaaagaatataaaaacaatcctaattgttatcatattaccATAGAACAAGCGATTGAAAATAATTATATGCGTGTcatgaacgcgcatcatgattaaatacatatatacttgaatttcaagtacaggatcacaaaaatgtttatattttaattcttaattatttttcctaataatatcacattaattatgagtacatctgtttcaaaatattctataatggagaaattattatatatagcatgtgccttgtggaatgactacggcaaacaattccatcaatatgtctaggctaataatgacagtgagtaacctatgattattgtattataacttgcaaaatataacacttaaaaccgtgtttttttaaaattgtaagcttttatgaccTAAATGTATGGAGatctaatattattaatatcgtaaatcccgtgtacagtgttggacacgggtctagaATCTAGTGTAAAGctaaacaaaatatttaaaatatatttatatgtaagcatgttttattttaaagctACACAAATTTATATATTCGGTATTCTATTAAAGATCGAAACACACTAACTTGTAAATAAGTATATTACGAACATTTGAACCTTCGTCGATTATATATCATGTTTActagaaagaaaaatatgaataaaaaactataaattaatataaacaaaaataaaatttatgaaaaaggCAATTTTATCCATGCTTCATAGTATGATTTACAATCATTCACATGAGTAATTGAAAACATATaagcctttaaaaaaaaaagtaaaaacatttGACACatattgcattaataaaaaagaaaataaatacaatCCATGCATGATTTGGAAATTTAAATCAGTATACCTAATGCCATGAAAAATGTTAAAACTACTTTTAAAGAACAGTTTACGTGAAAAAAATTGTGAGATGACTGATGATCATATGTtaaatatgaaaactaatagttttgtcttttacattttatacttttattatatacttGAAAATAGAGCATCGATTGATTTTCCGAATTAATactaacatatatacaaataatcaaaattcaaataataaacaaattaacttaGAAGAAAgatttatagataaaaataaataaaaatgggaCGATTATCGATCAATTAACTgtgttatttattaattgttagATTTGATGACATGCATCATTATTTGATCAAAGAGTTAAAAATCAATGATTAAAACTTATCTAACGATTAAAATTCCTCGTTGatgattttagggttttttttactttttactggTACCCCAGAGAAAAATAGTAAATATGTTTACAATTTGAACGTGAAAGTAAACATATAGGATAtctatttttagttattatctTGGATCAATATTCTATTTAATTAGTGGCTATCTTCTCCTTATTAATAGGAGCTATGTATGGGATGTATTGGTGTGATCCCTCTATTTAGTCTTTGTAATTCTTTCATATCGAGAATGAGAAATCACCAGATCTTCTTCTCCTTGCAATTTTATATGGCATCAGAGCCAAAAACAACCATAGTTTAAACCAATGGCAGGAGACGACGatcaaaccaaaaacaaaaacggTGAAGGTCCTAGCGGTGGTTCTAGCAGTGGAATCACATATGAGTCACCCTACTACCTTCATCCTTCCGACTACCCCAAACAACTTCACGTAAATGAAGTCCTCACAGACAACAACTTTGCCGATTGGAACCAAGAGATGACAAACTTCTTATTTGCAAAAAACAAAATGGAATTTGTCGATGGGACGATCAAGAAACCTGAGAAAACTGAGAAAAACTACATGCTGTGGATGcgtgttgatgctatgataaaGGGATGGTTGACAACAGCCATGGAGAAAAATATACGCAACAGTGTCAAGTATGCAGGAACAGCATCAGAGATTTGGGCAGACCTGAATGAACGTTTCGGTAAAGAGAGCGCTCCTCGGGCGTATGAATTGAAACAGAAAATTGCTTCTACTCGACAAAACGGCGCTTCCGTGTCAACATATTTCACCCAACTACGGTCCATATGGGATGAAGCTCAATCCATACATCCTTTTCCACGTTGTTCTTGTGACAAGTGTGAATGTGATGTGGGCAAGAAGATCAATGAACATCAAGAGAAGGAACGTCTTTATGAATTTTTAATGGGGTTAGATTCAGAATTCACTGTTATTAAGACTCAAATTCTGGCAACCAAACCAGTTCCCTCACTAGGCACTGCGTATCACTTAGTGGTGGAAGACGAGAGGCAGAGAAGTATTTCGAGTGAAGGAAGGATACAACGAGAGCCCGCTGCATTCAAAGTTGGACAGAAACGAGATTTCTTAGCTGGACGAAACAAAGAAAAGGAAGGCTCGAGGACTACAAAGGATGGAATTGAGCGATGCACTCAATGTAAAAAGGAAGGTCATAAACGTGAAGGTTGCTTCGAGATAATCGGGTATCCTGAATGGTGGCCTGGGAAGAAAAAGGACAAGGTGAAACCCAAAGCTGCGTTTGTGGACAGTGAATCGAGCCCTATTCCTGGCTTAACAAGTGAAGACTACCAACTCCTACTGAAACATTTTGTTGAAACAGGTAAAAGTGGAGATACAAAACCCGTTGCAAATATGGCTCATAAAGAAGACGAAAATGGTGAGTGGATTGTTGATTCGGGTTGCACCGAATACATTACTTACTTATCTAACATTCTTTTGAACAAAAGGGACACTCCATTTGAGCCTCCTGTTGTCATTCCAAATGGAGCCTCCATTCCGGTTAAAGGAAAAGGAGACTATGTTCTTCCAAGAGGAGCAAAAGTCAATGGGGTTCTTTATGTTCCAGATTTCAAATTCAATCTTCTTTCTGTCAGTCGCCTCACTCGCGATCTTCAATGTTCCATATCATTCTTTCCTGATTTTTGTATCATGCAGGGCTTACAAAGGAGGAACTTGATTGGTGCGGGTAAATGCCGAAGGGGACTGTACCGAATGAAGATGATTCAAGAAAGAAAGGCGATGACTACTACAGTTGAAACGTGGCACAAAAGACTTGGGCATGCTTCAAAAGGAAAGCCGAATAAGATGGATTTTCTCAAAAGTAGTATTGTTGATTTGGGTAATTCCTGTGATTCTTGTGCTAGAGCAAAACATACTAGATTACCTTTTCCTTCCAGTTTTATTAAAACTAGTGCTACTTTCGATTTAATTCATTGTGATATTTGGGGAGGTTATCGAATCCCATCATATACGGGTGCCAATTATTTCCTTACAATAGTAGATGATTTTAGTAGGGCGGTATGGGTATTTCTTCTCAAATATAAAAGCCAGGCTAGCCAATGTCTTAAGGATTTTCATAAAATGATTGAGGTGCAATTtgagaaacaaataaaaagggTTAGAAGTGACAATGGTGGAGAGTTTACCTCCAACGATATGTTAGATTTTTATAATCGAAAGGGAATTTTACTTGAAACCTCGTGTCCTCATAcccctcaacaaaatggtgtcgtagAAAGAAAACACAGACACCTTCTTGAGACGGCTCGTGCATTAAGGTTCGAAGCGAATCTTCCTAAAAATTTTGGGGGGAATGTATTTTGACCGCGGCTTATGTTATTAACCGTCTTCCATCCAAGATCATTAAAAACAAAACTCCTTTTGAGTTAATTTGGAATAAAAAACCTGAATATGATTCTCTAAGAGTCTTTGGTTGTcttgtttattttaaaaataccgACACAAAAGGAGACAAGTTCGAAGAAAGGGGGAAACCGGGGTTTTTCTTGGTTATCCACCTAGAACCAAAGGTTATAAAATTTTTGACTTACAAACCAGGAAATTGATTGTTAGTAGAGACGTCAACTTTCATGAAGATAATTTTCCTTTTAAGAATCTTCAAGGAAATAATGAAAGTATAACAGAAGAACCAGGAATATGTCACGACTGTCACTGTGAACCATTTTTGACTCATACTGAATCGCGAAATCCACAAATGGATTATAATGATGCTGAGCCCAGTAGTGACTCAATCGGCGGACATGAAAGCCCAGATTGCATTGAGTTGGATTTGATAAATTATGAAACTCAGTTCAATGATGATGGGGCTgaaacaaatgagttccatgAAGCTACAGAACCCCAGATAGAAGAAAGACCAGCTCGAAATAAGACTCAACCATCGAGATTCAAGGATTTTGTGGTACAAGTCCCACCTTCGGTCAACCACCCCGCACCAACATCAAATCAAGTTGCCTCCACGGTTTGCTATCCAATCTCTAGCTTTGTTTCTTAtgaaaaattttcaactaatcATAAGGCTTTCTTAACTGCTATCACTAATAATGATGAGCCAAAATCGTTCAAACAAGCCTCACAGGATGTTCATTGGCGTGAGGCGATGCAAAAGGAGATTAAAGCCCTAGAGAAAAATGGAACTTGGACTTTGGAAAATCTACCTGAAGGAAAGAGAGCAATAGACTCCAAATGGATTTATAAGGTCAAGTTCAAACCGAATGGTGAAGTTGAAAGGTACAAGGCGCGTCTAGTTGCAAAAGGGTTCACTCAAATGGAAGGCGTTGATTATCATGATACATTTGCACCCGTAGCCAAGCTAGTAACCGTGCGAACTCTACTAGCAGTTGCCGTCAAACGAGACTGGATCATTCACCAACTCGATGTTAATAACGCCTTCTTGCATGGAGATCtcgacgaggaagtctatatgaaAATTCCTCAGGGCTTCTCTAACACCAACAAAAATCGAGTTTGTCGTTTAAGAAAATCTTTATACGGGTTGAAGCAAGCTTCACGAAATTGGTACCACAAGTTCACTACTTTTCTCCAGAGTTTGAATTTCCGACAATCCAAAGCAGATCACTCTTTATTCCTTTATGAGATTAATAGTATCACTTTGGTGGTTCTAATTTATGTGGACGATGTCGTTATTACAGGCAATTGCCTCGACAAGATACAAGAAGTCAAAGAAAAGCTCGACAAGGAATTTAGTATTAAAGACCTTGGGACACTTAAATACTTCCTCGGGATCGAAGTGACCAGAACAAATGATGGTTTGGTTCTAAGCCAACGAAAGTATACCTTGGATATTCTAAAGGATAGTGGGAAATTGGGTTGCAAGCCGAGTGCATTTCCCATTGAACAAGGCCTGAAATTAGACAAGGGAGAGAAAGAACCAAGTGTTGATGCAAATCAATATCGACGCTTAGTGGGTCGACTATTATATCTTCAAGCCACACGACCGGATATTGCGTACTCAGTCAACATCTTGAGCCAGTTTGTGGCTGATCCAAGAAGTAGTCATTTGGAGGCGGCAAATCGAGTTCTTAGATACTTGAAAGCTACACCAGGACAAGGTATTTTACTCTCTCGTGCAGGCGATACCACTTTAACAGCTTACTGTGATTCGGATTGGTTGGGTTGCCCATATACTCGACGCTCACGTACCGGCTATGTTCTACTACTAGGTGGTAGTCCCATTTCTTGGAAGACAAAGAAGCAATCACTGGTCTCACGTTCATCAGCCGAAGCAGAATACAGAGCTATGGCTTCCACGGTTAGTGAAGTCATCTGGGTTCGTTGGTTGCTTAGTGAACTTCAACTTCACATCTCGTCACCTACACCTCTCTTCTGTGATAATCAGGCAGCCCGTCATATAGCAAATAACCCGGTATTCCACGAAAGAACTAAGCATGTCGAGATGGATTGTTACTTTGTACGTGAAAGAGTTGAATCCAAGGAGGTCATTCCAATGGCAGTCGCTAGCAAACTGCAACTGGCCGACTTACTCACAAAGGGTCTTGCAGCAAACcaacttcaatttcttcttGGCAAGATTGGCATTGCAAATTTACATGCTTCATCTTGAGGGGGAATATAGGATAtctatttttagttattatctTGGATCAATATTCTATTTAATTAGTGGCTATCTTCTCCTTATTAATAGGAGCTATGTATGGGATGTATTGGTGTGATCCCTCTATTTAGTCTTTGTAATTCTTTCATATCGAGAATGAGAAATCACCAGATCTTCTTCTCCTTGCaattttataaaacaacaatgaatatatgaaaaatagtACTAACTAacgaattaaaaataaataaaaagccaGTGGCACTACTTCCGTGCGAAGGAGTTTTTCTCATGTCCTAGCTCGGTATAATTGTTAGGGGGGTGGGAGTGGATGTGGGGTGGTGATCGGTGAACCCCGGCCCCGCGTGGGAACACCGCCGCCAGGGGGTCGGGGTGGGGAAAGGATGGCCGAAAACGGGGAAGGTAGCCTGAGGAGAGAGAATCCGATGTGGGGCCCGCGTGCAGGAATGGACCAATGGTGGCTGGACACGTGGCGAGGTGAGCGGGGTCTAGCTAGccgttgttttttttttttttttttttttccttttacctctttctctatatatatatactattttcttcccaaaacaacacacaactactatcattttcattacatttttataaaattcaaacaccccaaccttttcatcactaatttctTACACCCAACACCAAAAAATATGGCTTCCAGTCTTTTGGATAATTCGAGCGACTCTCCCGACGAATCAAACGATAGCTCTATGGAATTCTTTGTTAACGCGTTACACTTTCTTGAAGATACGACAACTTCTAGTGCTCCTCAAACTCGACGGTATACGGACCGGCGTCGGGAAATTGGTCTTGCCACTCTTTTGAACGATTggttcgttcaacaaccaaaatACGAAGACGATTACTTTCGAAAGAAATTTCGAATGGACAAGACTATGTTTTTAGATATCGTGCGCGACATTGAAGCAAACTTCCCGTATTTCCAAGAACGTTACGATGCAAGAGGAAGAAAAAGTTTTACGGCGATACAGAAATGCACATCCGCCGTTAGGCAACTCGCGACGGGTAACGCACCAGACGAGTATGACGAGTACTTGTGCATGGCAGCCAGAACCGCACGAGAGACCCTTGATTATTTTTGTGACGCCATCATTCGGTTGTATAGCCGAGAGTACCTACGCAGGCCGACATCACACGACGTTGCACGCATCTTCGAGGCCCACGA
The Erigeron canadensis isolate Cc75 chromosome 2, C_canadensis_v1, whole genome shotgun sequence DNA segment above includes these coding regions:
- the LOC122587938 gene encoding uncharacterized protein LOC122587938, with the translated sequence MAGDDDQTKNKNGEGPSGGSSSGITYESPYYLHPSDYPKQLHVNEVLTDNNFADWNQEMTNFLFAKNKMEFVDGTIKKPEKTEKNYMLWMRVDAMIKGWLTTAMEKNIRNSVKYAGTASEIWADLNERFGKESAPRAYELKQKIASTRQNGASVSTYFTQLRSIWDEAQSIHPFPRCSCDKCECDVGKKINEHQEKERLYEFLMGLDSEFTVIKTQILATKPVPSLGTAYHLVVEDERQRSISSEGRIQREPAAFKVASR
- the LOC122587939 gene encoding uncharacterized protein LOC122587939, whose protein sequence is MASSLLDNSSDSPDESNDSSMEFFVNALHFLEDTTTSSAPQTRRYTDRRREIGLATLLNDWFVQQPKYEDDYFRKKFRMDKTMFLDIVRDIEANFPYFQERYDARGRKSFTAIQKCTSAVRQLATGNAPDEYDEYLCMAARTARETLDYFCDAIIRLYSREYLRRPTSHDVARIFEAHELRHHMPGMLSSIDCTHVEWSACPRRLRGQYTRGDHNGPTIMLEITASQDLWIWHAFFGVPGSNNDINVLNQSDLYVTARNGTAPNSSFRVNGQDYKRGYYLSDGIYNKWSTLVKAYPYPTDPKEKRFKKLQEAARKDVERAFGVLKEGREGNLTGPYNGPASATGVR